Within the Candidatus Latescibacterota bacterium genome, the region GGGAGCATTCCTGTATTCAAGGTAGACCTGGCGGAACAATGACGCGTCCCCCATAGCCTGGTTGACTCTCTGCAGAGCATAACCCTCCGCTACCGCGATCATCTGATCCGCTTCACCCTTGGCCCGTGGGATCCTCTTGTTGTAATCCTCCCAGGCCTCGTTGATCATTTTTTCCTTGTCCTGTTTCGCCCTGTTCACTTCGTTAAAAGCGGGCCTTACCGGCTCGGGAGGGTTGACATCCTGAAGCTTGACAGTGACGATCTGGATACCCGCCTCGAACTGGTCGAGGAGTACCTGCAGACCTACTTCCACTTCCTTGGCTATCTCGATTCTGCCCAGTGTAAGAACGTCCGTAACACCTCTGTCTCCGACAACTCTTCTTACGACGGCCTCTGACATCGCCCTGAGCGTCTCCTCAGGGTCTTTTATCTTGAATAGATAATTGTAGGGATCCTTTATCTTATACTGAACTATCCACTCGACTTCAGCGACATTCAGGTCTCCGGTCAGGATTATTGATTCATTCTGGAATCCCCTGCTGGCGTACTGGGTCCTGACACCAGCCTTTACCGTACGGAATCCAAATTCCTGCTTGAAGACCTTCTTTACCTTGACCTTCTCCACTTTCTCGATTCCGAATGGGATCTTTAAATGGAGGCCGGGGTTCGTCGTTCTGACGTATTTACCGAACTGAAGAACTACACCGACTTCATCAGTGCCGACCGAGTATAAACCCGAAGCGACGATTATTATCGCCAGGA harbors:
- the hflK gene encoding FtsH protease activity modulator HflK yields the protein MKVQVGKDSYELPGKMFKRILLVVLAIIIVASGLYSVGTDEVGVVLQFGKYVRTTNPGLHLKIPFGIEKVEKVKVKKVFKQEFGFRTVKAGVRTQYASRGFQNESIILTGDLNVAEVEWIVQYKIKDPYNYLFKIKDPEETLRAMSEAVVRRVVGDRGVTDVLTLGRIEIAKEVEVGLQVLLDQFEAGIQIVTVKLQDVNPPEPVRPAFNEVNRAKQDKEKMINEAWEDYNKRIPRAKGEADQMIAVAEGYALQRVNQAMGDASLFRQVYLEYRNAPDVTRRRLYLETMREILPKLEDIYIVDEQQKSILPLLDLGGKAKGGDGR